The window GGTATGGGGTTGGGTGTGTGTTTGTCATTCAACTTTTTAAGAAGTACGTACTGGGGGCAAATTTCCTAGTTTCATGATAAATAGTATGAAGTTAAGTTGTGAACTCCCAAGCTAAATAATCAGTTTAAGACTAAATTAGTTTAATGATTTAAGATGTATTAGCAAACACGGATTATGGGAAACGAAAGCAGAAAATGAAGAAAAGGAAAGAAAGAAAACACAGCGAACTTTGGAGGCTAGATTGTGCTAGTTTGATTAATAGAAAGTGGAAGTTACAAGAGTACATATAGGTTGAAATAATGAAATGACAGAACTATCATTTCCTCTAATATACTCCTACAATTTTAACAAAGAAGTGCCTCAACACTTCAAACCATTTCAAAAATCTATCAAAACTAATCAAATTTACTTTATCTATGCAGTGAAACAGAATCAGAGACTCGGAGCTCATTGTGTACCACCTTCTTCCTTCATAAAGATTTGTGAGACCTCATCTCTTCTCTCTACTTTCTAATTTCTTTGCTTAAAGTTTATTGTCCAAAACCCAGCTGACTTCATTTCAGTATACTCAATCAGTATGTCGAAAGTTGAGAACACTCAAAGGTGATCCAGGAACTTCAAAACTTTTCTACTTTGAAGTTTTGAACAAAACAGAACCGACCCAGTTTTTATCAATATGGAACAATGTACAGTAGGAAAGTATGGATAAATCCTCATGTCTTCAGTATTCCATCATGCTCAGTTCTATTGGAATAGAGGCAATAAGCCTCAACTAAAAACAATGTTAACTGAGAGACCTATTGTTATATCTGGTTTCTGTCCAGGTTAGGAACTTAGGATAGCAGTTAGGCAGCTCATGCCTCTAGTATTGGATTTGATATTTATAGAACAAATAGTACTCAAGAAAGTGTGAAGCTTAGTAGTTTACACCCGAGTCTGCAGACGATGTCTGTCTGCTCGAAACACAAACGTAAGAAACATATACACCATTATATGTAACATAATGACATCAGCCCCAGTACTGCTCTAAACACTAGGCGAATAGAGGTATTGTTCATGAACTGGGCCCTTATATACATGGAATAAATAAGGCCTAAGTTCTGAATTCCCTCCGCCGCTTTGTGCTTCTCAGCTGCCTCCTCCTGTTGAATGTATCTACAAACCGGTCATGCTTCTTGGCTGTCCAAAAGTTTTCCACAATTACTCCAACTATTAGGCCAGTAACAACTCCTGGCAGAACCACAAACCAATCTAGCTCAATTCGAAACCCCGAGTCTTCGTCTTGTTCAAAGGTTGTTTGAGGAGTTGTGATCTCAGAATCTTGACATTTCTTTGACAAAGGTTTTCCACACAAACCTGAGTTTCCCTGGTACATATCCTCTCGGAATGTATCAAATTGTCGACCTTGTGGAATGGATCCCAAAAGACGATTATGAGACACATTAAAGTATGAAAGGAATGTCAGTTGCGCCAGGACTCTGGGGATGTTTCCTGAGAGCTGATTTTGAGAGAGATCCAACGATTCAAGAGCAGTCAAGTTCCCCAAAGACGAGGGGATGAGACCAGTGAGAGTGTTGTTGGAAAGATTGAGCAAATAAAGCCCTCTTAGATTCCCAATGATACCTGGAATCTCTCCTTCAAAGCTGTTACTTGAGAGGTCTATGAATAACAGAGGAGAAGGGGTCTTGAAATAGTTCAATTCCACACCTTTACTGAAAACTGTAATCAGGTAATCATAGTAGAACCATTTTTCGTACATCGGGAAGAAGAGGAAAGATTGGACGTATATCAGCTCGTTTGCATCAACAAATTTCATAGCATTCCAGTTCTCTAAGTAGTCGGAGGGCAACATACCTGAGAATGTTTTAGGAAAAACTGTATATTTCATCAGAATGAGTGAGCTCCTTTTATAGGAGATTACAGATAATAAGATTACATGAATCTCTCCTTTTTTTGTGGTACATACCACCACAAACCATAACAATACTGACTAAGTCAACAACTGACTAGATAAACATCTGACTGAGTAAATATCTACTTTACAGGAACAATAATATTCTAATTATCCTATAACACTCCCCCTTGTTCCGTATAGAGTAGATGTTGCTTTCTTGATGCTTCTGTAATACCTCCTTAGAATCCTTGTCAAGTTAAAACCATGGCAAGAGAGAAAAAAAATGACCTCGAACAAGTAAAAAGAGCGCAGATCGTCGTAGACGATAATATGACACTTATCTAGGTTGCCTCGTTAAAAAACCTTACCAAGTAATAAAAACCCTTTGGGATAAAAACAACCTTGGTCAAGGAAAAAAAGAGTACAACGTGTCCTTCACATTTAGAAACTNNNNNNNNNNNNNNNNNNNNGGCTCATATCCAGTAACCAACTGGTACGCAGAAAATGGTTGTCTAGCAGCGGGTCTGAAACGAATAAAGCATGGCTGCATGTAATATCGCATAAGCCCAAGCAGAAGTAGGTAGATTGGTGCGCATGACCAAAGCTCGTCCAACCATTTGAAGTCTTTTAATGACGGCTTCTACGAGACCGTTTTGGGTATGTACATGGGGAACTGAATGCTCAACATCAATCCCAATGGACATGCAATAATCATCAAATATTTGCGACGTAAACTCCCCAGCATTGTCAAGACGTATTGACTTAATAGGATGATCTGGGTGGTGAGCCCTCAAGCGAATAATTTGTGCCAGGAGTTTAGAATATGCAGCATTTCTTGTGGACAAAAGTAGCGACATGTGACCATCGTGTCGAAGCATATCCACCAGTACCATGAAATATCTGAATGGCCCGCATGATGGGTGGATAGGTCCACAAATATCACCTTGGATACGTTGTAAGAATGGAATGTTCTCTTTAGTGTCTTTATTATAGGACGGTCTCGATCCCACTTTGGCTAAAGAACAGGCTTTGTAGAATGAACGATGAGCATCTGATATGACCAATGAGGATGTTGGTTCAAGCTCAAAGTCATCATTGACTTGAGAAGCATGATATGGAACTAAAGCGCCATTGTTGGTGTTAGTTCTTTTCCGCTGGGAGTTTGTAGCGGCATCAACATCTAACTGACGATACTTGCTTCCTTTCACTCTGAAGAAGGGATGTCCGTTTGAGTTTTTCAAAATACGGATCATCATATCACGACCTGGATGTCCCAGTCTGTCGTGTCAAAGCCTATATGTGTCTGAATCCCATAAGTCATTTCTCATGACATGATTAGATTCAACAACTCGAATGGTTGTTATACATAACCCATTTGGCTGACACATTAGTTTCTCTAATATTCGGTTTCTTCCGGAATCATTAGAGGTAATACATAAGTATTCAATTCCATTCTCACAATGCGTATTTGTATGGAGTCCGTTGGCTCAGATGTCTCTACTACTCAAAAGGGTTCTTAGGGCCCTAGGAGTATAGAGAGCGTCCTTGATGGTGAGGATAGTGCCATTTGGCAACATAAATTGGGCTTTACCACGCCCTTAGATCAATTTCGTAGATCTTCCCATCATTGTGGTTAAAGATATTCGACAAGGCATAAAGTCGATAAAGAGTTGTCTATGGCGAAGCATAGTGTGTGTGGTTCCACTGTCAATGAGACATTCAAGTTCTCCGGGAAACATACCTACAAACAAAAAAAACTTTGTTTCAGAAAATCGTTTTCTGACCTTTGTGTATTCAAACAAGCATAACTTTGTCTATAAANNNNNNNNNNNNNNNNNNNNAGCTTCATGTAGAGCAATAATCTCAGCATGATTCGAAGATGTAGCAACGAGAGTCTGTTTTGTAGACCTCCAAGATATCGCGGTGTTTCCCATGGTAAAGACATAACCGGTATGGGAACGACCTTTGTGCGGGTCAGAAAGATACCCAGCATCAGCAAAACCAACCAACACATCACATGGATTGTTGGTGTAAGGGGTGAAGGAACAAGTGGCGGCACCCTCACTGGTGGAGTCCTTGCTTCCTGCAATGAAAGCCTTTCTTCTTGTCTCTCTGTAGGGATAGAACAAGCCCATATCTATCGTACCCTTTAAGTACCGGAAGATTGTCTTTATGCCAGTCCAATGGCGTTGCGTGGGCGCTGAGCTAAATCTAGCTAACAAGTTTACAGCAAATGAGATGTCCGGTCTTGTGCATTGAGCTAAATACAGTAATGCACCTACTGCACTTAGGTAAGGCACTTCAGCCCCCAAGACTTCTTCGTCCTCATCCTTTGGACGAAATGGATCCTTTTTTGGATCTAGGCTGCGGACGATCATGGGAGTGCTAACAGAATGAACTTTGTCCATGTTAAATCTTCTCAACATTTTGTGGACATAAGCTGACTGGTGGACTAATATTCCACTACTACGGTGCTCTAGCTCTAGTCCTAGGCAAAACCGTGTCTTCCCAAGATTTTTCATCTCGAATTCGGATTTCAAATACTTTGCAGTGTCCTTTAACTCATCAAGAGTCCCAATAATGTTCATGTCATCAACATAGACAGCGACAATTGCAAATCCAGAACTTGTTTTCTTAATAAACACGCATGGGCATAGTTCATTATTCACATATCCCTTCCTAATCAAGTATTCACTTAGACGATTATACCACATACGTCCAGATTGCTTTAATCCATATAGTGAACGTCTCAACCTTATTGAGAATGCGCTCCGTGGTTTAGAGCTACTTGATTTGGGTAATGGAAGTCCATTAGGAACTTTCATATATATCTCTGAATCCAGATCCCCATAGAGATATGCAGTAACCACATCCATAAGCTGCATGTCAAGTTTTTCAGAAACTACCAAACTGACAAGGTAGAGGAAAGTTATAACGTCCATTACAGGAGAATATGTCTCCTCGTAGTCAATTCCAGGGCGTTGTGAGAAACCTTGCGCCACAAGGCGGGCTTTATATCTTAATACCTCATTCTTCTCATTTCGCTTTCTAACAAAAACCCATTTATGTCCCACAGGCTTTACATTTGGCGGGGTTAGCACTACTGGGCCAAATACCTGTCTTTTTGTTAGTGANNNNNNNNNNNNNNNNNNNNNNNNNNNNNNNNNNNNNNNNNNNNNNNNNNNNNNNNNNNNNNNNNNNNNNNNNNNNNNNNNNNNNNNNNNNNNNNNNNNNNNNNNNNNNNNNNNNNNNNNNNNNNNNNNNNNNNNNNNNNNNNNNNNNNNNNNNNNNNNNNNNNNNNNNNNNNNNNNNNNNNNNNNNNNNNNNNNNNNNNNNNNNNNNNNNNNNNNNNNNNNNNNNNNNNNNNNNNNNNNNNNNNNNNNNNNNNNNNNNNNNNNNNNNNNNNNNNNNNNNNNNNNNNNNNNNNNNNNNNNNNNNNNNNNNNNNNNNNNNNNNNNNNNNNNNNNNNNNNNNNNNNNNNNNNNNNNNAAGATGTATTAGTTTCGTGGTCTAAAAGATATCCACGACAACTATAAATTTTCCAAGATTAATATCTAGATTAGACCTTTGCATATATATGGTCTACGAACTCACTTGGTTCGTTTTTATCGATGCATTTACGAACTATTTTGTCCGAATCGATAGTGAATTCTCTTGATTCACATGGACTTCGTTGTCCATTTAGGAACATAGTTCCGTAATTCTCATAATGGTAGAAGGGGGAAGGAATCTCCAAATTCCCCGGGTAAAAAGGAGTAAAAGAGTATGTTATTTTAATTTAAATTGCAGAAAGCACCAACTTTAATAATAAAACTTACTTTTCAACTTTAAATTGCAGAACTGATCGGTGGTGCAGGGGGGGACACGCTGGGGTGCAGGGGGGGCACGCCGGGGTGCTGTAGGGGGCACACTGGGGTGCTGTTGAGAGCACGCTGGGGTGCTGTAGAGGGTACGCTGGGGTGCTGTAAAGGGTGGCTCCGGAGCACCTAAGGTTTTTTTTTTTTTTTGTTGGAAAAAATACTCACGTTAGAGCTTCATGCTGATAACGTGTTTTAGGAAAAACTGTATATTTCATCAGAATAAGTGAGCTCCTTTTATAGGAGATTACAGATAACAAGATTACATGAATCTCTCCTTATTTTGTGGTACATGCCACCACAAACCATAACAATACTGACTAAGTCAACAACTGACTAGATAAACATTTGACTGAGTAAATATCTACTTTATAGGAACAATAATATTCTAATTATCCTATAACAGAGAATTCATTGCTAGATAAGTCAACAATGGACAGCTCAGGGAAATCATGACTACTTGCAGGCTTCCCAATTATGCCATGGAATGCATTCGACCGCAAAATGAGAACTCTCAGTTGTTGAAGTTTTCCTAACCAAGAGGGGAATGTATCTCTGATCTGATTATTTCTCAAATTAACAAACATCAACCTAGGACAACTGGCAATTGATCTAGGCAGCTTGCCTTGTAGCTGATTATGACTTAAGTCAATCCCCCTTAACCACGTACCTCTGAGTGAGCATAGTTGAGGAATGTCCCCGTGGAGATAATTGTTCTGCAGTTTCAGTATGTATAGATGTCTGAGATTGACAAAACATTGGGGAATCGTGCCATTCAAGTTGTTATTAGACAAATCAAGAATATAAAGGGCCTCCATAGTTGTGTTGCAAAATGTTGCTGGAATCTCTCCTCCATATTCATTGTTTGAAACAGAATAGACTGCCATTGACGGCCCTGGAATTGGCAGTGATCCTCGCATCATGTTTGAGTGAAGCTCTAAAGACATTAAAGAATGCCATGGAATAATGACCAGATTTTCTTCATACCCAGTTAAGTGGTTGTGAGAGAGGTTGAGAAACAACAAGGTTTCACCAGATGAATTCCACATCCATTTTGGTATTTGGCCTTGAAGATTGTTGTCAGATAGATCAAGATCCAGCAGTTCTCTAGTGTACTTCAAAAATTCCGGAAACTCTGTTAAATTGCATGAACCCAATCCTAGTTCTTTAAGCTTTGGAGGAATAGCACTAAATCCAGGTTTGATATGCACAGATAACTTGTTCAGCGACAAACGAAGTACCTTCAACTTTTGGAGCTTGGAAATGTCATCGAATTCAACATATCCACTCAAGTTATTTGCTTGGAGGTGAATATATTCAAGATTTCTAAGCTCGAATAGTGACCTGGGAATTGCTCCTTGCAGATTGTTCAATCGTAGGTCTAACAAAGTTAACTGGGTCAACTGCACGAGGCAAGATGAGATTTCACCACTTAGTTGATTTTGGCTCAAGTCTAGTTCTGAAAGGTGTGTCAGGTTAGCCAAACAATATGGGATTGCACCAGTTATTTGATTCTCGCTCAAGTCTAGTTTTGAAAGTTGTGTCAGATTAGCCAACGAACATGGCAAATCTTCCCTTAAGTTGGCATTCACAAGGACCAAGTGGGAAAGTTTGGTCAGCTTTCCGAACCAAGACCAGGAATCTGAAACTTGGTCACTGAAAGTATGAATAGTTGGAAGGACAGGGTCATAACTATAGTGATAAAAAGAAGAAAGATCAAGGGAATTGAGCTGGGTAAGGTTGGAAAGTGAAGATGGAACATGGGGATAAAAGCCACAGAATGAGATGTTCAACAAAGTTAAGGCACGAAGGTCTCCAATTGAAGAAGGTATATAACCAGAGAAAAAGGTTGCTCCAAGATCAAGTAGCCTCAAAGGACTGCTTCTGTTAAGGTCCTTAGGAAAGTAACCGGTTAGATAATAGTTATCGGACAAATCAAGTACTTGCAAGTTTGGTAGGTGGAAAATGCCTGCTGGGAGTAGCCCCTCCAAGCTACATGCTTGAAGACGGAGAGATGTGAGAGAAGACAGATTCACCAATGTATTAGGCACTGTGGAGCCTATCTCTACCCAAGTAAGATGAAGTTGTTTTATGCTGGTTAAGTTCTGAACTAGGCTTCTGAAGTCGGGCATTTTGAGAGGAGACTGGAAACTAGAAGACAGATCAAGGGCAGACAGTTTGGATAGAAATGAAATTTCTGATGGAATTTGGCCAGAGAATGAAGACACTGAAAGGTTGAGATATGTTAGACTAATAAGATCATGGCCTAACCTGGATGGTATTTGAGAGAAGCTGAAGTTATTGTCAGAGAGGTCAAGCCTCTGCAACTTAACAAGTTCAAACAGACTGCTGTTGGAGTTGATGGAACCATAAAGACAGCTGCTAGCAAGGTCAAGGCCTATAACATGGCCAGAGTCGTCGTGGCATTCGACACCATCCCATGAACAACAGTTACTCCTCTTAGGATCTCCTTCTGGCAAACCCCAAGATGCGACTTTTGGATAAGCATTGGGATCTTGGGAAGCAGACTTGTTTATCATGAAACTAGCTTTGAATTGCAACAAGGCAGAGCGTTCATCATCGTGGCAGAGTGCCTGTGTTTGTACAAAAGAAAAACAGCATGCAACATCAATGAGCAACAAGAGTATAGTATAATGCACAGAAAAGAAGTCACACCAGGATGATCCCATGATTTTTTTTGTTTTCTATGTGTATGTAAGTTTGTGGGTTTCAGATAACAGAGAACTTGAACTCCTTTATAAGCAACCAACAAAGCTTCTTTCAGAGCTGGGATGTGAATCTAGAAACCAAGTTTTCAGGAAATCTACAAATGACAAAGTAATTAAGGTCGTTTTTTAATATGATGATGGACCTCACATATGACAACGTTGGAAAGTATAATTAACTTCTAAACCCCGTTTACTTATTAACGTAGTGTGTCTTGGCATGGAGCTCTAAACAAATGTGAATGGAGTCTTGCTGCTACTGTCCTTTTGTTTGGTTTCTTATTCGAGCTGTTCAGCTTTAAATATGTTCTTGCGCTAGTTTCTGCTACTTTGGTTGTTGGTTCTTTTGTTTATATGTATTTCATTTCCTGTATTCATTCTCATAGTCTAGTCAATAATCTATGCTATTCATATCAGTAGTGTTTCCTTCCAGTAAAAGAATGTAGGTTTTGCTTGCTTTAGAAAGACTCAAATGTTATGATTCTCACCAACCTAGTTAAACCCATATAAAAAACGATCTGACTCCTCTAAAATGAGCTAATCTGTCGCTTTATAGCCACACTGAACACAACTACATAGAAGTTTCGAGTCATAAGCTGCCCGATTTAAATCGAACTGCACCATAGTTGATGAGACAGTGAAAGCACCATCTAAACACGGCAGCTCGCCTCGAATGAAACCTGAATCCTGCTATCTAGTTGTGCAGCATCCAGTTTGAGTGGTTGATCCGAAGCGTGTCCATTTTAGATAACAGAAACGAGCTTTTAAATGGCATTCGGGTACGTAAGATAATAATAGTTGGTTGCTTAATCTTTTAGTACTTACCACAAGCCCTCCACATAAATCTGCATAAGATGGCACATGAGCTGTGTATGCAAACACATCTGCAGAAAGTAATATACAGGTTTCAATGGGAAACTTTTGATGACATTAATTTGGAAAATCTGAATAAAAATGACTTATACAAGTATGCATACATTTGAACAATTGTTTTACAGTGTTGTAAATTGAAGCGAAGATATCCTTGTGAGAAATAAGTCCTGCTGGACCGGCCTGTGTTATAAGCATATTGTAACATCAATCTTCATAAGCAGTGTAATTTCAATAATATATGACTTGCTTGAGTGACAAAGATGCCATTTTCTTTGAGGTGAGGTTGTATGACTTGCTCATAGAATCTTTTGGTGTAAAGATTATTGCAAGGGCCTCCCTCAATTGGGTCTGGTACGTCTCTCACCTCAAATTTCTGTTCTGTTTTCTCCAACTCAGCCCTTTTAATCAATCACACTAATTAGCTATGGTTCAGTTCAGTATATTTATGAAGCATATATATGAATCCATGGTCAAATCACAATATTTAGGCCTTGTTTGTTTCATGGAAAATAGGCAGCATTTTCGGAAAGTTGTTCTTTTCTTGAGTTTGAGAAAGCCGAAAGAAAGAAAAGACTTTTCTAATTGAAGGGAAAATATGGGGGAAAATGGCTCTTTCTAAAATCCAATTGAACCACTTTCCTTCCTTTTTTCTCTACATTTATTACTCACATCATAATATTTTATTATATTTTTAAAGAATTTTCCCAATGACTTTTCTTGCGTTACCAAATATTAGAATGAAAACTTCTCTTGAAACTTCATTCCCGTTCACTTTCTCTTCCCATGGGAGAGAGGAATGAACTACTTTCTTTTCTGCAAACCAAACGAGGCTTATAGTGCAGCAAGAATTGATACTCACAAAAGCATAGATTTTGCAGCAGATCAGATCGAATGGTTCTAATCACATGTAATTAAGTGTTGAAATTGAGAACGAAAGTTATAAACTCGCGTAACTCAAGTTTATAACTAATTTACATACAAGGCATGACACAAAAACAATATCAGAACTCGATTTTTACAGAGAATTTGGATTAAGAATACAAAACGTACCCAAGCTAAATCAATTGTCAATATAAAAACTTAAAAACACAATCAGGAGAATGAAAGATTACAACCATGATGCTTATATTTCCTTGACAGAAAGAAACTTGTAGGTTTTTCCATGCTCATCTAATGCAGAGTGTAAGTAGAAATAAGTATGACACTAATATTAATAAGGCAATGTTCT of the Fragaria vesca subsp. vesca linkage group LG6, FraVesHawaii_1.0, whole genome shotgun sequence genome contains:
- the LOC101305583 gene encoding uncharacterized protein LOC101305583, which produces MRDFRSLVQNMTNIKQLHLSWVEIFSTVPNTLVNVSSLTSLRLHRGFLVGQFPVGIFQLPNLQVLDLSYNDYLTGYFPENLNSSSPLRMLDLGTTNFTGHLPASIGDLRALNLLNIAYCDFYPSVPSSLANLTQLNFLDLSSFFHSGFNGPRNNKFPGQVFDSWSWIGKLTKLNYLFLVDTNLRGDFPCFLANLTQLSELYLGYNQITGQIPDCLVQLTQLTVLDLRSNNLQGAIPRSLFELRNLEYVYLNSNNLSGNVEFNESSKHKKLILLHLSLNKLSVQFRTGFTAPELIKLGLGSCNLTEFPEFLKYASELRHLDLSDNTLQGQIPKWMWSSAGTETLYHLNLSHNHLTGFEENPVIIPWSSLNSLELDSNMLRGALPIPGPSMTVYSVSNNEYSGEIPTAFCSRGTLTILDLSNNNLKGMIPQCFENLRFLEILKLQNNSFHGDIPQMCSNKSAELEAIDLSYNQLQGKLPRSIASCYKLMFLNMGNNLIRDTFPSWLGQLPELKVLSLRSNAFHGIIGNPASTQEFPVLSIVDLSSNDFSGMLPSNYLENWDAMKSVNETDEVSYIDKPIRVGIEVQEVPYYDYPITLFSKGVELKYLKTPYLLRLIDLSSNRFEGQIQGIIGNLRALHLLNLSNNTLNGSIPSSLGNLTALESLDLSQNQLSGKIPSDLAQLTFLAYFNVTHNRLYGPIPQGRQFDTFQEDTYQGNSDLCGKSLSKKCQDSESKTPQTSTFEEDEDSGFHIELDWFVVLPGAIAGLIVGMVGGNFWTAKKHDWAELEKTEQKFEVRDVPDPIEGGPCNNLYTKRFYEQAGPAGLISHKDIFASIYNTVKQLFKYVFAYTAHVPSYADLCGGLVALCHDDERSALLQFKASFMINKSASQDPNAYPKVASWGLPEGDPKRSNCCSWDGVECHDDSGHVIGLDLASSCLYGSINSNSSLFELVKLQRLDLSDNNFSFSQIPSRLGHDLISLTYLNLSVSSFSGQIPSEISFLSKLSALDLSSSFQSPLKMPDFRSLVQNLTSIKQLHLTWVEIGSTVPNTLVNLSSLTSLRLQACSLEGLLPAGIFHLPNLQVLDLSDNYYLTGYFPKDLNRSSPLRLLDLGATFFSGYIPSSIGDLRALTLLNISFCGFYPHVPSSLSNLTQLNSLDLSSFYHYSYDPVLPTIHTFSDQVSDSWSWFGKLTKLSHLVLVNANLREDLPCSLANLTQLSKLDLSENQITGAIPYCLANLTHLSELDLSQNQLSGEISSCLVQLTQLTLLDLRLNNLQGAIPRSLFELRNLEYIHLQANNLSGYVEFDDISKLQKLKVLRLSLNKLSVHIKPGFSAIPPKLKELGLGSCNLTEFPEFLKYTRELLDLDLSDNNLQGQIPKWMWNSSGETLLFLNLSHNHLTGYEENLVIIPWHSLMSLELHSNMMRGSLPIPGPSMAVYSVSNNEYGGEIPATFCNTTMEALYILDLSNNNLNGTIPQCFVNLRHLYILKLQNNYLHGDIPQLCSLRGTWLRGIDLSHNQLQGKLPRSIASCPRLMFVNLRNNQIRDTFPSWLGKLQQLRVLILRSNAFHGIIGKPASSHDFPELSIVDLSSNEFSVFGPVVLTPPNVKPVGHKWVFVRKRNEKNEVLRYKARLVAQGFSQRPGIDYEETYSPVMDVITFLYLVSLVVSEKLDMQLMDVVTAYLYGDLDSEIYMKVPNGLPLPKSSSSKPRSAFSIRLRRSLYGLKQSGRMWYNRLSEYLIRKGYVNNELCPCVFIKKTSSGFAIVAVYVDDMNIIGTLDELKDTAKYLKSEFEMKNLGKTRFCLGLELEHRSSGILVHQSAYVHKMLRRFNMDKVHSVSTPMIVRSLDPKKDPFRPKDEDEEVLGAEVPYLSAVGALLYLAQCTRPDISFAVNLLARFSSAPTQRHWTGIKTIFRYLKGTIDMGLFYPYRETRRKAFIAGSKDSTSEGAATCSFTPYTNNPCDVLVGFADAGLGHPGRDMMIRILKNSNGHPFFRVKGSKYRQLDVDAATNSQRKRTNTNNGALVPYHASQVNDDFELEPTSSLVISDAHRSFYKACSLAKVGSRPSYNKDTKENIPFLQRIQGDICGPIHPSCGPFRYFMVLVDMLRHDGHMSLLLSTRNAAYSKLLAQIIRLRAHHPDHPIKSIRLDNAGEFTSQIFDDYCMSIGIDVEHSVPHVHTQNGMLPSDYLENWNAMKFVDANELIYVQSFLFFPMYEKWFYYDYLITVFSKGVELNYFKTPSPLLFIDLSSNSFEGEIPGIIGNLRGLYLLNLSNNTLTGLIPSSLGNLTALESLDLSQNQLSGNIPRVLAQLTFLSYFNVSHNRLLGSIPQGRQFDTFREDMYQGNSGLCGKPLSKKCQDSEITTPQTTFEQDEDSGFRIELDWFVVLPGVVTGLIVGVIVENFWTAKKHDRFVDTFNRRRQLRSTKRRREFRT